A window of Marinitoga sp. 38H-ov contains these coding sequences:
- a CDS encoding PIN domain-containing protein, with protein MLDTNVLIDDVDVIDRLIENKNKIIIPYEVIEELDNLKRKKDLQFNINQIHKKLDKYTKNSLIEVKLANINNLPHELSKSVNKGDNIILSVALEEKGCIFITSDKNLRLKARVLGIEVKDINEI; from the coding sequence ATTTTAGATACAAATGTACTAATAGATGATGTTGATGTTATAGACAGATTAATAGAAAATAAAAATAAAATAATTATACCATATGAGGTTATTGAAGAATTAGACAATTTAAAAAGAAAAAAAGATTTACAATTTAATATAAATCAAATTCATAAAAAGTTAGATAAATATACAAAAAATAGTTTGATAGAGGTTAAATTAGCAAATATAAATAACTTACCTCATGAGTTAAGTAAAAGTGTTAATAAAGGAGATAATATTATATTATCTGTAGCATTAGAGGAAAAAGGTTGTATATTCATAACGTCAGATAAAAATTTAAGATTAAAAGCTAGAGTTTTAGGAATAGAAGTTAAAGATATTAATGAAATATAA
- the cmr1 gene encoding type III-B CRISPR module RAMP protein Cmr1, producing MNILEYELTTISPMFASRDGKDFELTSQSIRGVLRFWFRAVIPRVLNIHYYKNTKEDYIGLKKAEEFIFGSTEKKSPFDVIVEGINGEKSRYNKYFSQDNRYGIYGVDKREFLKENSRIKLVFVVKNEKIKGLLENLLILVSLIGGFGAKSRKGFGSFEINKNNYKLIDILKILDEENKKIFSNGEFDLTPTKFDDVSDYPVLVKGYYSSFSKNTKYETFKDVYNYLFKTPQDFNQKGVYIKTKYRLRKKGNDSFKTAIYDVEKGYNNNIIFHQSIFGLPINYKTFNGQHKNLLGSNYSLTPENGERKASPLFISVYKNNNKYSIRFLILKSKLTASKNPRLKFNKKRGNTISVMGNENYNELIEELKNNVKEEKM from the coding sequence GTGAATATATTAGAGTATGAATTAACAACTATTTCTCCAATGTTTGCAAGTAGAGATGGAAAAGATTTTGAATTAACTTCACAAAGTATAAGAGGGGTGTTAAGATTTTGGTTTAGAGCAGTTATACCTAGAGTATTAAATATACACTATTATAAAAATACAAAAGAAGATTATATTGGGTTAAAAAAAGCAGAAGAATTTATTTTTGGATCAACAGAAAAAAAATCACCTTTTGACGTAATTGTAGAAGGAATTAATGGTGAAAAATCTAGATATAATAAATATTTTTCACAAGATAATAGATATGGAATATATGGAGTTGATAAAAGGGAGTTTCTTAAAGAAAATTCAAGAATCAAATTGGTTTTTGTTGTAAAAAATGAAAAAATAAAAGGATTATTAGAAAATTTATTGATTTTAGTATCTTTGATAGGAGGATTTGGAGCTAAATCTAGAAAGGGTTTTGGTAGCTTTGAGATAAATAAAAATAATTATAAATTAATAGATATATTAAAAATTTTAGATGAAGAAAATAAAAAAATATTTTCAAATGGTGAATTTGATTTAACTCCTACAAAATTTGATGATGTATCTGATTATCCGGTATTGGTAAAAGGTTATTATAGCAGTTTTTCAAAAAATACAAAATATGAAACATTTAAAGATGTATATAATTATTTGTTTAAAACTCCTCAAGATTTTAATCAAAAAGGAGTTTATATTAAAACAAAATATAGATTAAGAAAAAAAGGGAATGATTCATTTAAAACAGCTATATATGATGTAGAAAAAGGATATAATAATAATATAATTTTTCATCAATCAATTTTTGGATTACCAATAAATTATAAAACTTTTAATGGACAACATAAAAATTTATTAGGTAGTAATTATTCTCTAACTCCAGAAAATGGAGAAAGAAAAGCTTCACCTTTATTTATATCAGTATATAAAAATAACAATAAATATTCAATAAGATTTTTAATATTAAAAAGCAAATTAACAGCTAGTAAAAATCCAAGATTAAAATTCAATAAGAAAAGAGGGAATACAATTTCTGTAATGGGTAATGAAAATTACAATGAATTAATTGAAGAATTAAAAAATAATGTTAAGGAGGAGAAAATGTGA
- the cas10 gene encoding type III-B CRISPR-associated protein Cas10/Cmr2, protein MIWEKKIQALLHDPIEKALDITNHEKIADKRLFKLNTYIKDKNYDYLSSSADRILFPKEREHFSRRFSIDINQHPEYIHPLTGEKLEDYFNEEFKKIIRKIDSEKITEKIEYIDNDHRKSYYKLWWELPDLLNISYMLPADTRVPSHSIIDHLDSASAMSVSNNLSLILVSIGPVQEFIAAGRSTIDLKVGSYILSYLVFQGIKVIGEKYGYDNIIFPYMRGNYFVKKELEKLGLFLSTTADPSVASLPNVFTAIVPTKDINELKEEVNNAIKNEMNKISEYIKKYIKNNANEKIKIKVLSNFDKWDEQVSQFPTIMIVEQKIANLEESIKDHYNYTKDEKIKNLYEELKKLENTYTIKDISFYGMYSELLGIKSTLRKATRDFNQLYENSKEHGDDISGSNKALIEIETIYENESKIEKLSALSAIKRFFVEYLKEINYTEAYEKLKDIRSTEKIADKYKLAVLLMDGDNMGKWISGNLAPSIKDRLHSKIVSEMKKDNEDYIKILEEIKFVTPAYQRMISRTLNHFSNFVPKIVEEFNGLLIYAGGDDVLALFPSNKVFNAANKLRKVYSGIGNEKIDNYEFKNGWCYLNNIPVFNMMGKNATMSVGITISKHNFNLKLALNKAREMEKFAKSNEEGNIKKNSFAIATIRRSGQVNQSRSFWDIDYYDVLAKSQEFITKYENKKSIKNLITRLKNEYQNFCLDEMGNEIMSIKDFRDNVIPFIEKRMQLKLKDEIKIILADNMRFNKDKFIDFMITLENIEYSRRENKYED, encoded by the coding sequence GTGATTTGGGAAAAAAAAATTCAAGCATTGTTACATGATCCAATTGAAAAAGCTTTAGATATTACTAATCATGAAAAAATTGCAGACAAAAGATTATTTAAGTTAAATACATATATAAAAGATAAGAATTATGATTATTTGTCTAGTTCTGCAGATAGAATATTATTTCCAAAAGAAAGAGAACATTTTTCAAGAAGATTTTCTATAGATATTAATCAACATCCTGAATATATTCATCCATTAACTGGAGAAAAATTAGAAGATTACTTTAATGAGGAATTTAAAAAAATAATAAGGAAAATTGATTCAGAGAAAATTACAGAAAAAATAGAATATATTGATAATGATCATAGAAAATCATATTATAAACTATGGTGGGAATTACCTGATTTATTAAATATATCATATATGTTACCTGCAGATACTAGAGTGCCAAGCCATTCAATAATTGATCATTTAGATAGCGCTTCAGCTATGAGTGTTTCAAATAATCTTTCTTTGATTTTAGTTTCAATAGGTCCAGTTCAAGAATTTATAGCAGCAGGAAGAAGTACAATAGATCTTAAAGTTGGAAGTTATATTTTATCCTATTTGGTTTTTCAAGGTATTAAGGTAATAGGAGAAAAGTATGGATATGATAATATTATTTTCCCATATATGAGAGGAAATTATTTTGTAAAAAAAGAATTAGAAAAACTTGGCCTTTTTTTAAGCACTACAGCTGATCCTTCAGTGGCTTCATTACCAAATGTTTTTACTGCTATAGTTCCTACAAAAGATATAAATGAATTGAAAGAAGAAGTTAATAATGCAATAAAAAATGAAATGAATAAAATTAGCGAATATATAAAAAAATATATAAAAAATAATGCCAATGAAAAAATAAAAATTAAAGTATTAAGTAATTTTGATAAATGGGATGAACAAGTATCTCAATTCCCAACTATTATGATAGTTGAACAAAAAATAGCTAATTTAGAAGAAAGTATAAAAGATCATTATAATTATACAAAAGATGAAAAAATAAAAAATCTATATGAAGAATTAAAGAAATTAGAAAATACATACACTATAAAAGATATATCTTTTTATGGGATGTATAGTGAATTATTAGGTATAAAAAGTACTTTAAGAAAAGCAACAAGAGATTTTAATCAATTATATGAAAATAGTAAAGAACATGGTGATGATATTAGTGGAAGTAATAAAGCATTGATAGAAATTGAAACAATATATGAAAATGAATCTAAAATTGAAAAATTATCTGCATTATCAGCTATAAAAAGGTTTTTTGTAGAATATTTAAAAGAAATAAATTATACAGAAGCATATGAAAAATTAAAAGATATTAGATCAACAGAAAAAATAGCAGATAAATATAAATTAGCAGTTTTATTAATGGATGGAGATAATATGGGTAAATGGATTTCAGGTAATTTGGCTCCTTCAATAAAAGATAGATTGCATTCAAAAATAGTATCTGAAATGAAAAAAGATAATGAAGATTATATAAAAATTTTAGAAGAAATCAAATTTGTGACTCCAGCATATCAAAGAATGATAAGTAGAACATTAAATCATTTTTCTAATTTTGTACCAAAAATTGTAGAAGAATTTAATGGACTTTTAATTTATGCTGGTGGAGATGATGTATTAGCGTTATTCCCTTCAAACAAAGTATTTAATGCAGCAAATAAATTAAGAAAAGTTTATTCTGGAATAGGGAATGAAAAAATAGATAATTATGAATTTAAAAATGGTTGGTGTTATTTAAATAATATTCCTGTATTTAATATGATGGGTAAAAATGCAACAATGAGTGTTGGTATAACAATATCAAAACATAACTTTAATCTAAAATTAGCTCTTAACAAAGCAAGAGAAATGGAAAAATTTGCAAAGTCAAATGAAGAAGGTAATATAAAGAAAAACAGTTTTGCAATAGCAACTATTAGAAGAAGTGGTCAAGTAAATCAATCAAGAAGTTTTTGGGATATAGATTATTATGATGTATTAGCAAAATCACAAGAATTTATAACAAAGTATGAAAATAAAAAATCAATTAAAAATTTAATAACAAGATTAAAAAATGAATATCAAAATTTCTGTTTAGATGAAATGGGTAATGAGATAATGTCAATAAAAGATTTTAGAGATAATGTAATTCCATTTATAGAAAAAAGGATGCAATTAAAATTAAAAGATGAAATTAAAATAATATTAGCTGATAATATGAGATTTAATAAGGATAAGTTTATTGATTTTATGATTACTCTTGAAAATATAGAATATTCAAGAAGGGAGAATAAATATGAAGATTAA
- the cmr3 gene encoding type III-B CRISPR module-associated protein Cmr3, with translation MKIKTLFIKPIDYVGFRRAKNFSHSEETIFPNIKTFYGAILGSYFRKNNLKTQDIEEIIKSKKLKLIGPFLSDVDENIYFRMPSIIKQNDETKEYYKGKIDKSFTFPINGKELYGIRYDSMRNLKEPEKKYISLKELEELKKGNIKIIEDNSQIYEKEEKVGIALENRKSKENMLYSYTYFRFKENSGFVLFVEKDELKILEDIDFVTLGTKGRLAKVEIKEIETSIFDSISDKEKGLLLLTPAYFNNGILPVFNENIIAVANYKPESLGFWDLKNNKPGELFKVVPCGSVYYIDNEFKNEYSSNFTDKFSEYNFGKYIEIKL, from the coding sequence ATGAAGATTAAAACATTATTTATAAAACCAATTGATTATGTAGGATTTAGAAGAGCAAAAAACTTTTCACATTCCGAAGAAACAATATTTCCAAATATCAAAACATTTTATGGAGCAATATTAGGATCTTATTTTAGAAAAAATAATTTAAAAACTCAAGATATAGAAGAAATAATAAAATCAAAAAAATTAAAACTTATAGGTCCATTTTTATCAGATGTAGATGAAAATATATATTTTAGGATGCCTTCTATAATAAAACAAAATGATGAAACTAAAGAATATTATAAAGGGAAAATTGATAAATCATTTACATTTCCAATTAATGGAAAGGAATTGTATGGAATTAGATATGATTCAATGAGAAATTTGAAAGAACCTGAAAAAAAATATATATCTTTAAAAGAATTAGAAGAATTGAAAAAAGGAAATATTAAAATTATTGAAGATAACTCACAAATATACGAAAAAGAAGAAAAAGTAGGAATAGCTTTAGAAAATAGAAAATCAAAAGAAAATATGTTGTATTCATATACGTATTTTAGGTTTAAAGAAAATTCAGGATTTGTTTTATTTGTTGAAAAAGATGAATTAAAAATATTAGAAGATATTGATTTTGTTACTTTAGGTACTAAAGGGAGACTTGCTAAAGTTGAAATAAAAGAAATAGAAACAAGTATTTTTGATAGTATTTCTGATAAAGAAAAAGGATTATTGTTATTAACTCCTGCATATTTTAATAATGGGATATTACCAGTATTTAATGAAAATATTATAGCAGTAGCAAATTATAAGCCAGAAAGTTTAGGGTTTTGGGATTTGAAAAATAATAAACCTGGTGAATTATTTAAAGTAGTTCCTTGTGGTAGTGTATATTATATTGATAACGAATTTAAAAATGAGTATAGTAGT